One stretch of Planococcus sp. PAMC 21323 DNA includes these proteins:
- a CDS encoding RDD family protein, which yields MYAGFWLRLRAFAIDYVLIFTYMGVVFLFSVFIMPSVQEWFQGSRITAQLTGFMLITLPVSLYFIVADSKIGKQSFGKRQMQIKVVNDNNQMLSIGQATVRTLIKFLPWELSHYMAYRMIYLGDGDLHQLDYWIVGVLYALISLYVFMVIFTKNKQSLYDRLSKTYVVNTRFS from the coding sequence ATGTATGCTGGCTTTTGGTTACGACTACGTGCTTTTGCCATAGACTATGTATTGATTTTTACCTATATGGGAGTTGTCTTTCTTTTTTCTGTGTTTATAATGCCTTCTGTACAAGAATGGTTTCAAGGGTCTCGAATTACCGCCCAATTAACAGGATTTATGCTTATCACGCTTCCAGTTTCTCTCTACTTTATTGTGGCCGATTCAAAAATAGGCAAGCAATCTTTTGGAAAACGTCAAATGCAAATTAAAGTAGTCAATGACAACAACCAAATGCTTTCTATCGGACAAGCAACTGTTCGAACACTCATAAAATTTTTGCCTTGGGAGCTGTCTCACTATATGGCTTATCGAATGATCTATTTGGGAGATGGAGACCTACACCAACTGGATTATTGGATAGTTGGTGTGCTTTATGCATTGATTTCACTTTATGTATTCATGGTCATTTTTACAAAAAACAAACAGTCTTTGTATGACCGCTTATCGAAAACTTATGTTGTAAATACACGTTTTTCATAA
- the nhaC gene encoding Na+/H+ antiporter NhaC: MYNIKSVIAPKFIEALALTITIFLLISVSIIKFGSVPHIPILLSILLLFAFGLMKRISYRKLERGLVEGAGAGMSAVFLFFFIGMLISSWMISGTIPTMIYAGFSIISMTFFFAIVFIVTSLIGLSVGSSLTTVATIGVAFIGMATAMDLSLAVTAGAIVSGAFFGDKMSPLSDTTNLSSSIVGVDLFEHIRNMGWTTIPAFILTLIFFFILSPQTTGGPIQDVSEFKEGLLATGMIHWYTLIPLIVLIVLTFLKVPALMTLAISSLSAIAISFLHQISSASEIFNVLFSGYVSSSGIAEIDSLLSRGGMESMMFTVALVLLALSMGGLLFTLGIVQCLLAKVESLLKKVSSVIAASALTAIGINILIGEQYLSILLTGQAFKEPFDKVGLAGKNLSRVMEDAGTVVNPLVPWSVCGIFITGVIGVPTLEYLPFAVFCLLSPVLTVLFGFTGKTLTFK, translated from the coding sequence ATGTACAATATTAAATCAGTCATCGCCCCAAAGTTTATAGAAGCCTTAGCGCTTACAATCACTATTTTTCTGCTAATTAGCGTTAGCATTATCAAGTTTGGATCAGTACCTCATATCCCAATTTTGCTGTCAATTTTGCTTTTATTTGCATTTGGCTTAATGAAAAGAATATCATACAGAAAACTTGAAAGGGGATTAGTAGAAGGTGCTGGTGCAGGGATGAGTGCAGTATTTCTTTTTTTCTTTATCGGTATGCTCATTAGCAGTTGGATGATTAGTGGCACCATTCCAACAATGATTTATGCTGGCTTTTCAATCATTTCAATGACGTTCTTTTTTGCGATTGTTTTTATTGTTACCTCGTTAATTGGATTATCGGTAGGCAGTTCACTAACGACTGTTGCAACAATTGGTGTGGCATTTATTGGTATGGCAACGGCCATGGATTTATCGCTTGCAGTAACGGCAGGAGCCATTGTTTCGGGTGCTTTTTTTGGTGATAAAATGTCGCCATTATCAGATACAACAAATTTATCGTCTTCTATCGTCGGTGTTGATTTGTTTGAGCATATTCGCAATATGGGATGGACAACGATTCCCGCTTTTATACTGACCTTGATTTTCTTTTTCATTCTTTCACCTCAGACTACTGGCGGACCGATTCAAGATGTTAGTGAGTTTAAAGAAGGTCTTTTAGCTACAGGGATGATTCATTGGTATACGTTAATTCCATTAATTGTTTTGATCGTCTTAACATTTTTAAAAGTACCAGCATTGATGACATTAGCAATTAGCTCACTTTCAGCTATTGCAATTTCTTTTCTGCATCAAATATCTTCAGCTTCCGAGATTTTTAACGTACTGTTTAGTGGATATGTGTCTTCTAGTGGCATTGCAGAAATTGATAGTTTGTTATCACGTGGCGGGATGGAAAGTATGATGTTTACAGTAGCACTCGTGCTTTTAGCATTAAGCATGGGCGGTTTGTTATTCACATTAGGAATTGTTCAATGTTTACTAGCAAAAGTGGAAAGCTTATTGAAAAAAGTTTCGTCAGTCATAGCTGCTTCTGCATTAACTGCAATCGGCATCAATATTTTAATCGGTGAACAATACTTATCCATTTTGTTAACAGGTCAAGCATTTAAAGAACCTTTTGACAAAGTAGGACTTGCGGGAAAAAACTTAAGCCGGGTAATGGAGGATGCAGGAACAGTCGTTAATCCGCTTGTGCCATGGAGTGTTTGTGGAATCTTTATAACAGGTGTTATCGGGGTACCTACGCTCGAGTACTTACCATTTGCAGTTTTCTGTTTACTGTCTCCAGTACTGACCGTGTTATTTGGGTTTACAGGAAAAACATTAACTTTTAAATAA
- a CDS encoding universal stress protein, which produces MYKKILVAVDGSENSKRAGKHAAHLAAISKDTEVTVVYVSDFDEDSQEKVHDGGQLEFELSRKKKMQSIREQLELNETFYKIEVMHGRPAPVIIEMANEGEFDLVVIGSRGLNPVSKILLGGVSQKVVNHSHCPVLVVK; this is translated from the coding sequence ATGTATAAAAAAATTCTAGTCGCCGTAGATGGTTCCGAAAATTCAAAGCGAGCAGGCAAACATGCAGCCCATCTAGCAGCAATAAGTAAAGATACAGAAGTAACGGTTGTGTATGTTTCCGATTTTGATGAAGACAGTCAGGAAAAAGTTCATGATGGTGGTCAACTTGAATTTGAATTATCACGTAAGAAAAAAATGCAATCCATTAGGGAACAGTTAGAACTCAATGAGACTTTTTATAAAATTGAAGTGATGCACGGACGACCAGCACCAGTAATTATTGAAATGGCAAACGAGGGTGAGTTTGACTTAGTTGTTATTGGGAGCCGTGGGTTAAACCCTGTTTCAAAAATATTACTCGGTGGGGTTAGTCAAAAAGTCGTCAATCATTCGCATTGCCCAGTATTAGTTGTTAAATAA
- a CDS encoding zinc ribbon domain-containing protein YjdM, whose translation MKPLPNCPKCNSEYTYEDGSILVCPECAHEWSLVAEAEQVEEEKVVKDANGSILKDGDAVTVIKDLKVKGSSSTLKIGTKVKSIRLVEGDHDIDCKIDGFGPMKLKSEFVKKA comes from the coding sequence ATGAAACCATTACCAAATTGTCCTAAATGTAATTCGGAATATACTTATGAAGATGGTAGCATATTGGTGTGTCCTGAATGTGCACACGAATGGAGTCTTGTAGCTGAAGCAGAACAAGTGGAAGAAGAAAAAGTCGTCAAAGATGCTAATGGCTCGATTTTAAAAGATGGCGATGCAGTTACTGTCATTAAAGATTTGAAAGTTAAAGGCAGCTCATCAACTTTGAAAATTGGTACCAAAGTAAAAAGCATCCGACTCGTTGAAGGTGATCATGATATTGATTGTAAAATTGATGGATTTGGTCCAATGAAACTAAAGTCGGAATTTGTTAAAAAAGCATAA
- the queE gene encoding 7-carboxy-7-deazaguanine synthase QueE: MKIPVMEIFGPTVQGEGMVMGQKTMFVRTAGCDYSCSWCDSKFTWDGTGTSVSKLPADIIEELMQIGGENFSHVTISGGNPVLHKGIGELVELCHQQGWKVAVETQASIWQEWMTTIDDITLSPKPPSSGMKTDLAKLDLFLEKLQTANVSLKVVIFDQDDFAYAENMHQRYPRVPFFLQTGNEDTTTTNDAQLVSNLLERYEQLIDYHVKSPIMNDAKVLPQLHTLVWGNKRGV, translated from the coding sequence ATGAAAATTCCTGTAATGGAAATATTCGGCCCTACTGTTCAAGGAGAAGGTATGGTAATGGGACAAAAAACGATGTTTGTCCGCACTGCTGGATGTGATTATTCTTGTTCTTGGTGCGATTCCAAATTTACTTGGGATGGCACGGGAACCAGCGTTTCTAAACTACCCGCCGACATTATCGAAGAATTGATGCAAATAGGTGGCGAAAACTTTTCACATGTTACTATATCAGGTGGAAATCCTGTTCTTCACAAAGGGATTGGTGAATTGGTTGAATTATGTCATCAACAAGGTTGGAAAGTAGCGGTCGAAACACAAGCCTCTATTTGGCAAGAATGGATGACCACAATTGATGACATTACGTTATCACCAAAACCACCAAGTTCTGGCATGAAAACCGATTTGGCAAAACTGGATTTGTTTTTGGAGAAATTGCAAACAGCAAATGTCAGTTTAAAAGTTGTTATTTTCGACCAAGATGATTTTGCTTATGCCGAAAACATGCATCAACGCTATCCAAGAGTCCCATTCTTTTTACAGACAGGCAATGAAGATACTACTACGACAAACGACGCTCAGTTAGTGTCCAACTTGCTTGAGCGTTATGAACAGTTAATCGATTATCATGTAAAATCCCCTATCATGAACGATGCCAAAGTGTTGCCACAACTGCACACTTTAGTGTGGGGCAATAAACGAGGCGTTTAA
- the queD gene encoding 6-carboxytetrahydropterin synthase QueD has product MMQQFYPSVSHNYQFELNKDMHFSAAHFIPSEEAGKCKMMHGHTYHLNITIGGNQLDSIGFLIDFKLLKSLIHKKYDHSVLNDHPEFANKFPTTELLAQQVWQSIQTMLQETTNRPNCLQVIVRETPTSYVVYRPRQEDLS; this is encoded by the coding sequence ATGATGCAACAATTTTATCCGTCTGTTTCTCACAATTATCAGTTTGAGCTCAATAAAGACATGCATTTTTCTGCGGCGCATTTTATACCAAGTGAAGAAGCCGGAAAATGTAAGATGATGCACGGGCATACGTACCATCTCAATATTACAATCGGAGGCAATCAACTTGATTCCATCGGTTTTCTGATTGATTTTAAATTATTAAAAAGCTTAATCCATAAAAAATACGATCACAGCGTTTTAAATGATCATCCTGAATTTGCCAATAAGTTTCCTACAACCGAACTTCTTGCACAGCAAGTATGGCAATCGATTCAAACAATGCTTCAAGAAACGACCAATCGACCAAATTGCTTGCAAGTTATTGTTCGCGAAACACCCACTAGCTACGTTGTATACCGACCGCGACAGGAGGACTTGTCATGA
- the queC gene encoding 7-cyano-7-deazaguanine synthase QueC, whose product MKNEKAVVVFSGGQDSTTCLFWALKNFKEVATVTFDYGQRHSAEIECARKIADELGVSFKVLDMTLINQLSANALTRDDIEVTAVDGELPSTFVPGRNLLFLSFAAVYADAIGSRHLITGVSETDFSGYPDCRDTFIRSLNVTLNLAMDKQFIIHTPLMWLDKADVWELSDTLGALDFVQEKTLTCYNGVPSTGCGECPACQLRNDGLKRYQAKQMAGATT is encoded by the coding sequence ATGAAAAACGAAAAAGCAGTCGTCGTTTTTAGCGGCGGCCAAGACAGTACCACATGCCTATTTTGGGCGCTTAAGAACTTTAAGGAAGTTGCAACGGTCACTTTTGATTATGGTCAGCGCCATTCTGCTGAAATTGAATGTGCTCGGAAAATCGCTGATGAACTTGGCGTTTCATTTAAAGTACTCGACATGACGTTGATCAATCAACTTTCTGCAAATGCGTTAACTCGAGATGACATCGAAGTAACAGCAGTAGATGGAGAACTTCCTTCTACATTTGTGCCCGGTCGAAACCTGTTGTTTTTATCTTTTGCTGCTGTTTATGCAGATGCAATCGGTTCGCGGCATTTAATCACAGGTGTTAGTGAAACCGACTTTAGTGGATATCCTGATTGTCGTGATACATTTATCCGTTCTTTGAACGTTACGTTAAATTTGGCCATGGATAAACAATTTATCATTCATACACCATTGATGTGGCTAGATAAAGCAGATGTCTGGGAACTTTCCGATACACTTGGTGCACTTGATTTTGTTCAAGAAAAAACATTAACTTGTTATAACGGTGTTCCGAGTACCGGCTGTGGTGAATGTCCAGCTTGCCAATTACGAAATGATGGTCTTAAACGCTATCAAGCAAAACAAATGGCAGGTGCGACCACATGA
- a CDS encoding NADP-dependent oxidoreductase codes for MKAIVIDNYGGREQLVEREIDKPTITDDQVLVEVYATSINQIDWKLREGYLKEMLPWEFPIILGWDAAGIVAEVGANVKHFKVGNRVFARPATTRQGTYAEFVPVESDLLAHMPESMSFEEGAAIPLAGLTAYQCIVGFANVKKGEKVLIHAGAGGVGTMAIQIANSIGAYVATTASDSNDELVKSLGANRVINYSQEDFSELLENFDAVLDTMGGEVLEKSFKVLKKGGKLISIAGEPSPEQAKEHGVNATSYWLEPNGAELHQLANLFIAGELKPTIGHVFDFSEKGVRDAHELSETHHARGKIIIKLKS; via the coding sequence ATGAAAGCAATTGTTATTGATAACTACGGCGGCAGAGAACAATTAGTCGAAAGAGAAATTGATAAGCCAACTATCACAGATGATCAAGTACTTGTAGAAGTTTATGCCACTTCAATCAATCAAATTGATTGGAAATTACGTGAAGGTTATTTAAAAGAAATGCTGCCTTGGGAATTCCCAATTATTTTAGGCTGGGACGCAGCAGGGATAGTTGCTGAAGTTGGGGCTAATGTTAAACATTTCAAGGTAGGAAACCGTGTCTTTGCTAGACCAGCAACAACAAGACAGGGAACTTATGCAGAATTTGTTCCTGTTGAGTCAGATTTACTTGCGCATATGCCTGAGAGCATGTCATTTGAAGAAGGTGCAGCGATTCCGTTGGCTGGACTAACTGCTTATCAATGTATTGTTGGATTTGCAAATGTAAAAAAAGGCGAAAAAGTTTTAATTCATGCAGGAGCTGGTGGAGTTGGAACGATGGCTATTCAAATAGCTAATAGCATCGGTGCGTATGTAGCTACGACTGCAAGTGACAGTAATGATGAATTGGTTAAATCGTTAGGAGCTAATCGTGTAATTAACTATAGCCAAGAGGATTTTAGTGAGTTGCTTGAAAATTTTGATGCCGTTTTGGATACGATGGGCGGAGAAGTTTTGGAGAAAAGTTTTAAAGTATTGAAAAAAGGCGGGAAGTTAATTTCCATCGCTGGAGAACCATCACCTGAACAAGCGAAAGAGCATGGAGTAAACGCGACTAGTTATTGGTTAGAGCCAAATGGCGCAGAATTGCACCAACTGGCAAATCTTTTCATAGCTGGTGAATTAAAACCGACTATCGGTCATGTATTTGATTTCTCTGAAAAAGGTGTTAGAGATGCTCACGAATTGAGTGAAACTCACCATGCTCGAGGAAAAATAATCATCAAATTAAAATCATAA
- a CDS encoding universal stress protein — MTLKYSQILVAVDGSKEAEWAFKKSVGIAERNNATLNLVNVIDTRSFAAIEAYDRSIADRAQKFAEDLLEEYKKEALAGGVEKVNIVVDYGSPKSMISRDLAQKVEADLIICGATGLNAVERFLIGSVSEHIVRSAKCDVLVVRTEEAQDDAPTEYYSADKSGKPEKF, encoded by the coding sequence ATGACATTAAAATATAGTCAAATTCTTGTAGCGGTAGACGGTTCCAAAGAAGCAGAGTGGGCATTCAAAAAATCAGTGGGTATTGCCGAACGAAACAACGCCACATTAAACTTAGTTAATGTAATTGATACACGTTCGTTTGCGGCAATCGAGGCATATGATCGTTCAATTGCTGATCGTGCTCAAAAGTTTGCTGAAGATTTATTAGAAGAGTATAAAAAAGAAGCGTTAGCTGGCGGAGTTGAGAAAGTTAATATTGTCGTCGATTATGGATCACCAAAATCAATGATTTCTAGAGACTTAGCTCAAAAAGTTGAAGCAGATTTAATTATTTGTGGTGCGACTGGATTAAATGCAGTTGAACGTTTCTTAATCGGCAGTGTTTCTGAACATATTGTCCGTTCTGCAAAATGCGACGTATTGGTCGTACGTACAGAAGAAGCTCAAGACGACGCACCTACTGAATATTATTCAGCAGACAAATCCGGGAAACCCGAAAAATTCTAA